The following coding sequences are from one Lycium ferocissimum isolate CSIRO_LF1 chromosome 3, AGI_CSIRO_Lferr_CH_V1, whole genome shotgun sequence window:
- the LOC132050896 gene encoding uncharacterized protein LOC132050896: MEMKASFICIFLFFLLIAPCSSSGKMDLLNMDSGIYEIDYRGPETHTYIPPPKGSRGKHRFHHQSMLKHRKFKGLKASKPGESGNKIRG, translated from the exons ATGGAGATGAAGGCTAGTTTCATTtgcattttcttgtttttcctccTCATTGCTCCTTGTTCTTCTTCAG ggaaaatggatttgttaaacaTGGATTCAGGGATTTATGAAATTGATTATAGAGGTCCAGAGACTCATACTTATATTCCTCCACCAAAAGGATCAAGGGGAAAGCATAGGTTTCATCATCAAAGCATGTTAAAACATCGCAAATTCAAAGGCTTGAAAGCTAGTAAACCTGGAGAAAGT GGGAACAAAATTCGTGGATGA